The Desulfonatronospira thiodismutans ASO3-1 DNA window CCCTCTGATGGGTGAGGCCTTTAAAATGCCCCGATCACCTTCACTCTATCAGTATTAACTACCTGATTTTACACAACCCATCAGAAAAAATCCCACCAACAAAATTTTCACCTTCTTATATCCCATCAGCTGTCGGCCAAAAGTGTCAGAACATATATAATGAATTCAAAGGATTGGGTATCAAAATCATCCACCTTATATCCCATCAGATCAGAGCTTAGGGTATCAGCTTTTTCGCCCTGAAGCACTTTCACTTGTCTTGCCCTGGATGCTGGAAAAGACAAGCTCAGTAGCATCTTTCAGGGTATCTTGTGACAGATGCGCATACCTCTGGGTGGTTGATATGTCAGCATGACCAAGAAGTTTTTGGACTTCGTAAAGAGATCTGCCACTGTTTATAAGCAGACTGGCAAAGTTATGCCGCAGATCATGTATGCGAACATCAGGAATACCTGCCTTTTTGCGTATGCGATCCCAAGTGCCATGGAAATGCTTCATAGGCTCACCTGTCTCCGGGTTTGGGAATACATACTCGCATCCATTTTCTTTACGCCTCTCCAGAACATTTAATGCTCCCCTGGACAGGGGAATAACCTTTTTTACCTTGGCTTTGTTCCGCTCTGCCGGAATAATCCAGACTCCCTTTGCCATATCCAGTTCCTGCCATGGCAGATTGACTGCCTCTGAGCGCCTTGCTCCAGTTAGAATCAAAAACTCAATAATGTCAGGTACAACAGGGCTTCTGCACTTTTTTAATTCGCTAAGCAGCCTTTCGGTTTCATCACTGCTCAAATACCTCTCTTTATGATTTTCTTCTTCAAGTCTGGAGACATGCCTGGTCGGGCTTTTATCAATGACTTCCCACCGTTCCGCCAGGTTGAATATGTATTTGACCAGGGCCATGTAGCGATTCACTGATCCCGGTTTATGCCCCATGCGCAGAAAATTCGACTGTAGCTCCTGGACATCATCTCTGGTGATCTCAGACAATTTCATATTACCCCACAAGGGCATAATTCTTTGGTTGATCAATTTTTCATCGAACTCCCAGCTTCTTTTATGCACCTTGATATACGGAATATACTTGTCTTCTACGAACTGCTTAAAGCTTGGCATATTGCGGTTTTTTTCTACCTGCTCTCTGGGATCGTAGCCCATGATTGTCTGCGATCTGATTTGTTTTGCTCTGTGACGGGCATCTTCAAGTGATATGGAATCTGTGGGGCCTATTCTGGCCTGTTTGACCCTGCCGAATTTGTCCCGGTAGCGCTGGTAATAAGTGCACTTGCCAGTGCTTCTTACTTCCAGGGTGAAGCCGGGAATGTCTGAGTCAAAATAGTCAACCTTGGCCTTGTTCCTGACAGTGGGTGGGTTGGAGACGAATGAGGGGGTTAGATGGATTTTGGGCATTGATAATCCTCCATATAATATTTATAAATATAAATTACATTTATAAGGCCTGTAAACTGTCACCATAATTAAAAATAATATAAGATTTTTTTATAGAAGTCAAGATCAATATCTGATAGTAAGAAGAAAATTGTTTCCAGGGATAAACAAATGTTCAAAGAGGTCACAGGAGAGCAAATACGAGCCGCAAGGGCTTTATTAGGCTGGTCACAAAAGAGGCTTGCTGAAGAAACTTATATGTCGCAAACTCCCATCACCAGGCTGGAACGAGGGATAGTAGACAGGGTGAGTACATTAAAGTTAGTGGTTCAAACACTGGAGGAGGCCGGGATAGAATTTGTCAACAGGCCCGATGGGACGCTCGGCGTGCACCTGTTGCCGGACAGAAATGATTCAGATAAGCAGCTTACAGAAAATGACCAGCATTTAACTTAAGCGTAGCAGACAACATATACAAACCCTTACAACCTTGAAGCCACAGAAAGCCCAAGAAGGACCTTGAAATCAAAAAAGCGACCCTTGGCTCGAACAAAACCCTTGAAGCCACACATGGGCTTTGTATGGCTTTTTAGCTGGCCGAGCTGAATTATTTAAGGAGGATAGACATGAAGGCTTATGAATACATTGCAGAAGTTTCACCAGACGGGCACATCTCTGTTCCAGAAGACTTGAAGGAAAAGCTGGCACAGAATCCCAAAGTCAGGGTAATGTTATTATTTGAAGACGAGGAAAACTCATGGAATGAATTCACAAGGTCCGAATTTCTAAAGGGCTATTCACATAAGGACTCAGTGTATGACAACCTATAGCTTTGGCGATATCGTTTTGATTGGCTTCCCACATACAAGCCAGTCAGAGATGGCCAAAAGGCCGGCACTTGTCATTTATGACTCCGCTGATAATGACTTGCTTCTGGCCAGGATCACCTCACAAAGGTACACCTCACAATCTGATTATAGAATAATAGACTGGCAAGATGCAGGTCTTATACTGGAATCATATATCAGGCTGGGCAAGCTGGCCACCATTGAAAAGAAATATGTACTTCGGCTATTGGGACGATTGCAGAAGCAAGAGCAGGACAAAGTCCTCTCTATCCTGAAGGATATAGTCTGTGGTGGGCATTAAAACTTTTAACAAGAAGGTTGCCGGATTTTGAATCCACACAAGGCCGAATAACGGCCTTAGATAGTAAAAGATGAGGCAAGGGTCGGATAAAAGGCTGGAAGCCACACACAAAAGCGTGGGGGCTATTCTTGAGGGTGTGAGGGTAAAAAGCCAGCAGAGAAATCCCCTGCTGGCCTACATAGATCAACTAAGCTCTTCTGGTTCTTCCTCTTTGGCGGCCTTGAGCTTTTCATCCAGCTCTCTTAGGCTATTCAAGAAATTACTGGCTTGAGACGCCGGAATAATCAAGGTGCCGACTTCTAAGACTCTGGCAAACACTTAAACATCAAAAAGCTCCGGCTCCAGATCGGTTACTCCAGCCAGGCCTACTTCGTCATC harbors:
- a CDS encoding site-specific integrase; the protein is MPKIHLTPSFVSNPPTVRNKAKVDYFDSDIPGFTLEVRSTGKCTYYQRYRDKFGRVKQARIGPTDSISLEDARHRAKQIRSQTIMGYDPREQVEKNRNMPSFKQFVEDKYIPYIKVHKRSWEFDEKLINQRIMPLWGNMKLSEITRDDVQELQSNFLRMGHKPGSVNRYMALVKYIFNLAERWEVIDKSPTRHVSRLEEENHKERYLSSDETERLLSELKKCRSPVVPDIIEFLILTGARRSEAVNLPWQELDMAKGVWIIPAERNKAKVKKVIPLSRGALNVLERRKENGCEYVFPNPETGEPMKHFHGTWDRIRKKAGIPDVRIHDLRHNFASLLINSGRSLYEVQKLLGHADISTTQRYAHLSQDTLKDATELVFSSIQGKTSESASGRKS
- a CDS encoding helix-turn-helix domain-containing protein, with product MFKEVTGEQIRAARALLGWSQKRLAEETYMSQTPITRLERGIVDRVSTLKLVVQTLEEAGIEFVNRPDGTLGVHLLPDRNDSDKQLTENDQHLT
- a CDS encoding type II toxin-antitoxin system PemK/MazF family toxin, which gives rise to MTTYSFGDIVLIGFPHTSQSEMAKRPALVIYDSADNDLLLARITSQRYTSQSDYRIIDWQDAGLILESYIRLGKLATIEKKYVLRLLGRLQKQEQDKVLSILKDIVCGGH